A window of Eucalyptus grandis isolate ANBG69807.140 chromosome 4, ASM1654582v1, whole genome shotgun sequence genomic DNA:
ACTTGGCCAACCTCATGTGTTAACTTTGAGGAAAATTTGTTGGAGCAAAAATAATTTGTATGGTTCgaccgaaaaagaaaaggagttcgAAGTCCTTTTTTTAATCGAGTGGAAGTGCGAAAAAGTCTAATTCTCGTGCCGGAATAAAGGGGACTCTGGAATACATGACGACGGATGAAGCCCTTGTTTTGTAGtaggattttcatatatttctATATGTATGTTTCCTCTATGATAAGCATTGCTGACGtcatctttgttttttctctgaACATGCTttaactcatttttcttttccaactttCACCAGCTTTTAAAGTCTTGTTTTCTGTTTGCGTTTTTTCGCCTCTTAGACGAACGTTGTACTTGCTTTTCTTCTGCTCGGGTTGTAACGCTAGGTTTATTACTGGGGCTTGCTTTCTGCTgtgaaatttgacattttctccttcttttgagCGGAAATTCGGTACAGCTCTTTGTCCGGTTGGAAAGGGATACGAGGACACGGAGAATATTGTGATATCATGAAACCCTTTTTTGCGAAGCATGAGTATTTGTATGCTAATCGAGTTTTAAGTACAGATGAACAAGAGGCTGTGAATCACTAACATGTTGCTGCTATAAGTCAAGTAGGTGCTGAATATTTTTGCTTAGTTTGGAGACAGAATGTCTGCAAAATGTGACCGGAAGAATGTCTTCATAAAGTACTCATATTATATGGACCTGCCAATgtccttttcaaatatttttttcatttatttcaggTAAACTTTATGCAATATTTTTCACTGAATCATGAAGGCATTTTTGAACACGCAGGTTCTGAAGAGAGTGgagctttttttcctttttctaatcAAGACCCCAAAAGAATTAAACCTGAACTCCCCCAAGACTGAGCAAAAGCTGCACAAAAAGACAAACGGGTTCAACGGAGTCTTACCAGGTATTTATTCTCTCTACTGTTGCAATATAGTACTCTTCAATTACATCAAGAGTGTTATTGAAGAGGAGGAACATGGTGCATGGAGAAGAAAGCTCCCTTAAGAAGTCCAATTCTCCATCCTCTTCTGTTGTCAATGTTGATGGTCCATCCTCGGAATCATCCAATTTGAGGGGCGACAGGAAGCGAGGCAATGAGATGTTGGCTTTACTGCCCCTGGGAACGATAAGCCGGCGGCCATCTGTGGTCAGGCCTTATGTTCGATCCAAGACGCCCGGCTTCGTTGGACCCCGGATCTTCATCAGTGCTTCATGCATGCTGTCGAACAGCTTGGCGGAGAGGATAGTAAGGCCATCTAAATTAACATCACCAGTTCGGCTATATAAAgagttttgttttattaaataatgatgtGGGAATGAACTAAAAGTAGCTGCTGCGACCTGTTCTTGCAGGAGCGACACCAAAATGGTTCTGCAGATGATGAGTGTTAAGGGACTAACCATATCTCATGTGAAGAGCCATCTTCAGGTTTGTGTTTTCACTTAACCTGCACTATTTTCCGATCCATTTTAAAGAGGTTCTTGCTGATGTGAGTCCTAATGGTGCTATTTTTGGGAGTAGATGTGCAGAAGCATGAAGCATGAGCAGATCATGCAAGGTCATCTCTACAACTCTACAACTTTTTTATGCATATTCTTGTAGATATAAGTAGGTTTGCCCTAAGAAACATTATCCTCTCTCACTGGGTTACCCTTCGTAGAATTTTACTCGCCTTTGTCGTCTTACACGCTGCAATCAACGATGAAATGGTGCCTTTTGTTAGTTTCAATGAGAACGATGCTACGATATACTGATAATTATTCGGCTAGCTCCAGAATTGATAGTTTTTAAGTGATTGTTTAAGCCCCACAAAAAGATCAGCTTGTTATTCCTCTTATAATATACGGTTCCTCAAGGCACTTTAATATCTTTGGATTTGACTCCGGAGATGTCGCATGCCGAGTTTCACCGGTTGACCGCCACCACGTTCTTTGCCAGAGTAGATCTGTCTGCTTCTCATAACCCATCTCAGAAGAAACTGGAAAAACAAAACGTTTTAATGTCCAAGGATCCTTTATGTCTTACCTATTTAATTGCACGTAATGAAATATCTCACTTTTCCAATTCCACtctaatatgaaaaaaattaaattcccAGAGTCACTTATTTAAAATGGCTTACGCCCACCCTACTACCTGTAAAAAAGCCGGGCGTGCGATGGAATAGAACACGTTTGTGTGATTTCGAAAGCTTCTCCTTGCAGAAGCAGAACCTGCAGGAAGAAAGAATGAGAGGGGGCGGAGCGTGGCATATTCGGATCATCTTCCTCACTGGGATGCGGTCCATCACCAACAACATTACTGGCACCAAAGCGACAAGGTCGATCTGACGATGAATAACTTCATAACCAGCCACAAAAATCAGGGAAATCATCACTCCGGGGGGCTCGCTCTCCAGCACAATAGCGTGCGCACGAAGGGGTTTGTTAACCTTTTTCTATCGACACACCCAATTTGTCTCGCATATAACTTGCTCATAGGTCGCAAGTTTCAATTGTATTAGACCTTAAAGTTGTGATCTCATGATTAACTCAATGAGCGATAGGAGAATGTGAACTGTAATATAAAAAGGATATAACTTGAGGGTTCAATATAATGAAATGTGAGAAAATCCTAATTCGTAGAATTTAGATTATCGCAACATTATTACCAGAATATAATCATGAAGTGTCATAGTTGATTCCAAATGGCGAATAGTACTTACTTTCAACCAAGAGATGCACAATTTACACACAGAATAAGAATCAACCATGGAGATGACCACATACACTTGACTTTTCTAGTGCGCAACATATGACTAGAGAGAATTTTCTTGCACGCACTTTTTTAACTGTTTGGTATCTTCTGTATATTTTCAGCTATGAGAACCAACAGGGAAGGAATATTGAAACATCAGCAAGCAAAGGGTGTCCAAGATCTTACATCATCTTCAAGGATCTGCTCAAAAGCTGCAAATCCCCggtaaaatctctctctctctctctcttctctctctctctgtgggcaGGCTCTGACGATGGTTTTAATTTGATTCTTTCGGAGAgtaaggaaaaggaaggagcgCTGGAAGATGCTGAGACCCAGAATGCATGCAAGGGCAATCATAGCGGCGGAGAAAATTCGGCTAAGAAGAGGAGGGTTGATTGCACATCAATGACCACTCTATCAGTGAACTCAGCAGTTCATGAAGTGCCTTTGGATCTAACTCTTTGATCTGATCTAAGTCGTATAGCTGACTGAAGTTGTTTACTTATCTTAGACCTTCGTGTTATGTGGGTATATAGTTTATGCATATGTATGTTAGTTTTCTGACCTGGACTTCCATCAAGTTCGTCTGGGTGACAATACATTCgcatatatgataaataaaagagaTGTTCAAACTTCATAGTACCTCAAGCGCCTGCTTTAGCTATACTCAAAAACAAGAGTTGATTAGCTTAATTTCTATGTCGATATACCTCTCTCTAATGACATATCCAGATTACAACACCCAAATTATATATACAATTCCCAAACTTAAACTATGTTACAATCCTCTAGTAAAAAGGAACTAAGAAAAAGCTCTCGTTTTTCTTGCAGAAATGTTAATCAGGGTTTGGGTAGCTTAATCATGAACTTTGACAAAATTTTAGCCCTCATATTTCAGTTGAATGTTATggttcatttgattcttcaagattttgtCAGGGaagtttctttgttttgtgtGCGGCATTGATTATTCCAAAAAGTTCTGTGCACATTTTTGCCATTCCACTGTAtgtacaaaataaaattatcaatggCATTCTTGAAGGCTGCGTTCTGCAGATTGCCAACTACATATAGATTGCCAACTACATAATGAAGTAGTAGGGGCTGAAAAGGATGGTTATCTTTAGTCCGGAAATATTGACACATGAAATTCTGAGaagaccgaaaaaaaaaaaaaaaaaactttcaaatttcaTCCATTCATTACTAGTATTTGGTTGAAGGTTCACCTTTTTTTGGGCATTCAATTTCTAGAACTACATAGAGAGGCAACTCCGAACCCTAACTTACCCATTTTTCTCGTTAGATATCCGATCCACCCATCAAATTCCAATATATTCATTGTCAAATAGCGGTGGAAAACCCTAAAACTCGATCAAATCCCACCGCATGATTGCTAGATTGATGATCATATGTGTCCAAGCTCAATTCATGAACCTAGTCACGAGATGGCGAATGATGGAGGGTTTGCCTTTTTCTCTGGAGGCAGCTTGGTCTCCATCAATACTTCAGCTGTGTCCTACATACTTTGGCACGGACAATAAATGATACATGTAGGAATGTGAATCCTTTTAAAGCCTTCTCAACCGTCACCTTCTCATTTCCTCTTTATAAATTCCTCTAAACGTTGGCACCTTGACATGCAAAAttgataaagaaggaaaagaattctCTCTTTGATTCAAAGAACAATGACAGTTGTTACTAGTAGAAACATTCTCTTCGCGGTTCTCTTTTGTGCACTCATATGCGCCACCGCCGCCGGTAGGAAGCTTCTCGTGGGCAATGCTCAGGAGAGTTCGTCGCTCAATGACGAGAAGACGATATCCGTGGGTTACGGCGGCATCGGAGGCGGTGGAGGTTTTGGCGGCGGTGGGGGCGGAAGCGGACTGGGCGGAGGTGCAGGATACGGTTATGGGGGCGGAGCTGGAGGTGGGTTCGGAACCGGGCTCGGaggcggtggtggaggagggTTTGGCGGTGGGGACGGTGGTTTTCTTGGTGGCGGTGACGGTGGTTTTCTTGGTGGCGGTTTTGGAGGTGGGTAtggtggaggtggtggaggaggaatTGGGGGTGGACTACCTTGAAAATGCTTCACGAGTTCATTGCAAAACCTAGATCTTCATCAATTGGGTTTCTTGCTACTTCATAAATTCTGGGTTTTGCTAATAAAAGTTATATGTCCTTCTCGTCGTTGATTTCCCACAATCCCTATCGTGTAATAGTTTGGCCAATAATAATAAGCATTGATCATGCTTCTCAAATTCATTAAATATTTCTAGTCCACCCATCTCCATAGCTGTTTCCTTGGGAGCGTCTCGATTTCATTATTATATAATACGCTTCTAAGGAGTTATTAGTGCAAATTAAGGACATGATTCATTGAACAAGGATGGTAAAAACCTTTATTGCCAATGAACAATTCTTAGGTAGCTTATTACTACTTGGATATTTCCTCAATTGGGGATTTTATTACAGCATCAAATTCGATGTTGTTCGATTCATGTATTTAGATGCACCACCTACCCACAATCGAATTGAAAAATGTCCCATATAAGCAACTGTTGTAAGTACATAAACATTACTAAATAGACAATGCTATGTCTGGTTTAAGCTGTTTatcaagattaaaaaaaaaaaatgtgcctATGTCAAGCTAATCCAAGATAtccaaacttttcaattggtcGATCCGATCGAAATGCTTCTTTTCCCTGATTTTCTCCCATTACCACCATTCACCAATGTTCTTTCGAAAAGCCCTCTTCGACAGCCCGATTCATCTAGATTATAAACCGTGTTTTCCAAACGAATTTTTCTTCACTTCGAAGGGATGCTAAAAACCATGCGATTCGATCCTCAATTCACGATTTCGATAACATTAGTTACCATCTAATAATAAAGCCAAAGCCAAGGATCTTCAGGCATGGCTAGCTAGCCAATCAACTCACTATTGCACAACCAAAAGCCCATCGGGCCCATTAACTAATTGCTTAATGGGCCAGCTTACAAGCCCACGATGATATATTCCAAAGCCCAAAAATACAATAAGATGGAAAAAATAtcgccaaaaaaaataaaaaaaaaattaaaacggGCTTCTTCTTGCGCGCCTTACAGTAAgcaaaaccctaaaaccctagcCACAACCACCGTCGACGGTGCTCCCCTCCGCTCCCTCGAACCGCCGGAAAATCCTTGTCTAACCTCGATCTCTCGCGGGCTCCCGgcaagcggcggcggcggcggcggtgatggCGGACGTGGTGCAGTACCGGCTCGAGCGTATGGTGAACGAGCTCGACGACCTCGAGCGGCGGGGGCTCTTCACGCGCCGCGAGATCGCGGAGGTCGTGAAGCAGCGCCGGAAGTTCGAGTACCGCCTCAAGAGGCCGAGCCCGCTCAAGGAAGACTTCCTCGCCTACATCGAGTACGAGGCCCAGCTCGACGCGCTCCGGCGGCTCCGGAAGAACGCGCTCGCGCGGGAGGCgcggaagaagatgaagaagtcgGTGTCGGATTTCGCCGGGGTCGCGAGGATCATTGAGATTTATAGGATGGCGGTGATGAGGTATAAGGGAGACATCGATCTGTGGTTCCGGTACTTGGAGTTCTGTAGGGTGAGAAAGAACGGTCGGATGAAGAAGGTACGGGTTTTTGGTTTGAAGGCTCGTCTTCAATTTGTCTGCATAATTCACTGATCTGACATATGGCTTACCTCAATGTCAAGTTGAAAGTTTAGGGAAGGCGAGAAAGGTTCGAGCTTCAGCTTTGGAATTGTTAGTTTTGTTCAGGTGGTTGGCTTGTCGTAGGCAAAGTGCTTTATTGAATTCCGCTTATGTTTTGTGTTTGGAGTTGTTGATGAATGGGGAGAATGAAGAATGAATTGTTTGGTTAAGGACAGTTATTCGGAAGATACAAATGTTAAGCAGGgaatttgaagaatttgttaGAGAAGTAAGCTGAATATGTTGTGAATGCTTCTGAGAAGTGAGCCTCCATTAAAGTTGAAATCTGTGGGCTAGGGGGCATTTAGAGGTTGTTAATAGTGCTTAATAGCTGAATACAACACCTTGGAATGGGTAATGAGAACTTTTTTTTACCAACTAAAACATTGAAAGCTGTTGGTACTTCTATGTGGTGCAGTCCTTTGATTGTAATTTAGAGGACCCGGTGCCTTGGGGTCTTTAGTTCTCTTCACAGACGATTGGCTGAAAgaagtttgtttttttccccaattGGCTTACTAGGTAAAAAAGAATTCATCCTGGCAGATCTATTCACTCTATCAATAAGCGGGCCGGATCTGGTTGAGGAGGAGATAACTTTGGGTATTGTGAATTTTGTAGATCTTGGATAGTCTGCCTATCATATCTAAAATTAAAGGCtagatgaaaaataatttaaacagAATGCCGTGGGAGTTGGGATCTGGAAATCAATCAAATGTGTCCAACATGGAGAAGAATCTGTAGTAGAAATTTATAATGAATGGAAGTGCTTATCATCCCTTAGCTTACTCCTCAAGCACAGGGAAGTTTATCATTGCTCATGCTTATGGTGTCTGTGAAAATGCAGCGACTCAGATGATTgtcctcttgattttcaagataTGCATTAAAGTGCCTTTTGTTATTAGGATAGTCTTTCCTTTTATATTGAAGCAGAACTATTCATCCAGCCTGCCCATCCATAATAGTAACTTTCTAAGAGAGCTACAGTGGCCTGATTGAGATAATAACCTTTATAGTCTGTTTCATGAGTATCGTCTTCTGTAGTGTTTCAAAAAGATTCTGTGCACTGTATGCTTTATTTGCTGGACCGTGTGGACCTGAAGCATTTACATGATGCCTGGGTTGTATCTGGTTGATTGATCTACTGCTGAAAGAAGTTGTTTATTTAGTCTCAGCTTCTCTGCAGGCCCTTGCTCAGGTGATAAGGTTCCACCCAAAGGTCCCGGGAGTTTGGATTTATGCTGCGGCCTGGGAATTTGACCACAATCTAAATGTTGCAGCTGCTCGTGCACTTATGCAAAGCGGTTTAAGATTGTGTCCAACGTCAGAAGATCTATGGGTAGAATATCTGAGAATGGAACTCACATACCTTAATAAGTTGAAGGCCCGAAGAGTTGCTCTTGGAGAGGATAATGGGACTTTGATTCGCAGTCGTGAAGACAATAACGAGAAACAATGGAGAAATGAGAATGAAGATCTATTTATGTCTCTGAATGAAGTCAGAGATACAGGTGATGGATCAGATGCTCAAAATGGGGAAGCTGAAAAGAAAGTAGATTTGTTTCAAGAGCAAGGGTTAATTATTCTTCAAACTATTTACAGTGGTGCCGTAGAAGCGCTTCCCTCAAGTTTGAATCTTAGAAAACGACTGTTTGAGATATTGGATTCAATAAACTTGTCAGATTCAGAAGACTTGCGAGAGAAGGTACTGGGTGACATGAAGAGAGATTTTTCCACTAACCCAGAATATTGGGACTGGCTTGCGAAACACCAAATTACTGATTTTGAGAGTCTACAATTTATGGATGAGGAGAGATTGCATTCTGAGGTGCAAAAGGCAGTCAAGGTATATATTTTGTGACCTTGATAATGTCCTGAACTAGTAAAATTCTTGTTGTGATAATTTACTGATAGCTTGAGATCCCTGTGCACCTACAGTTACTATTTGTGACTGCCTAATCATTACCTCTGTTGTTTATGCAGATCTATGAAGAGGCATTAGAGATACTGCCTTCCCCTGTATTGTTTAAACTGTATACGAATTTTTTTATGGATGTCATTGCTTTGAAAGAAGGAAATACTCAGTCATCTGGACACATGCATAGCTATATATCACAACTACTAATGGTATATGAAAAGGCTGAAACAATGGAGTGCCTTGATGAGGATCTTGCTTGCAGACATGTCTCATTGTACTTACAATTAGGAAGACTAAATGAAGCCCGTGACATGACAGGAAAGCTTTGCAGCAGAAAACTGTCTGATTCGATGCAGTTGTTGCTCTTAAGGGTCTTGGTAGAACTTAGATGTCTTACGAAGAATGATACATCCATGGATAAGGCTGATCTGGTTTCCATCTTTGATCTTCTGAGAAACGTTTTGGCAAAAGCCTCTGTTTCAGAAACTGAGCAATTGTGGTTAGTGGTGAGTCATAACTTCCAAAACATATCCATATTGGATGCTTCAAATTTTTGTTGCACTTGAGTAATACTTAGTTTAATTTGTTGATGCTGCTGGACCTCAGAACTTTAAAGAATAATGTGAGAGCTCTGAGCCTGCTTATTTACCACTTTTCATTAACATAATATGTCCATAACGAAATTCAGTTAGATAATTCCTCACCTAATAGCATGACTAACCCTTCAAAAAAGTTTTGTCCTTCCAGAGATGATATTGCTTTTCAATGTCTGGTCATGCTTCCCATTCTCAGGTCGTTTTGAACAATTGTCTGGTTCAGCACTTTCTCTGGTTGGAGAATTTCAGGAAATTGTGATGTTTTGGacttttgtcttccatgaaagtcgGGGCATGTCCTGAAGTTAGGTGTCGTTCGAGTTACTTGTCTAAAGGTTCTGATTTATGCAGTTGTAAACAAAATGGGACCAAGCCTGTGAATTTTTTCTCTAATACTTAAGAACCATCTGATGCTTGTTCTCATCATATTATTCCTTAACTTATTTTCTGCAGTATATTTGAGAAAGCTAATTGACATATTTTGATTGTTTGGCCTAATTCCTTTGACTTTCTACAACAGGCTCTCAAgttttttggtgatcaaaaccAATACTTTGATAAGCTTGTGGAGATCGCTTTTGTTGCTTTAGCTAAAAATGGTACCAGTGAAACCGAATTTTCCCTCTCTTCAGCAGTTGTTAACTTTGTTCTTCAGAAAGATGGGGTTGAACGTGCTAGACAGATGTACAAACGGTAAGTATCTATGTGATTTTTATGTTACTCTTACATATGTAGTCTTATTAAATAATTCTGCAATGCAGCCTGTGTAGTGTAATGTTGTATGTTGTGGTTTCAACCTCATTTTAAAAGTCCCTAATCTTCTGGGTTTTTTATGGCAGATTTCTTGCTCTTCCTCACCCTGAGGTTGCATTATACAAGACTTGCATTGAATTGGAGATGAACCTTGCATTGGCGGGTTCTAAAGATTGTCTTTCTAAAGTTCGGAAGTTATATGAAGCTGCTCTCACAACTTATGACCAGAGTGTAGATTTGTGGAGAGCTTACTATTCTCTGGAGAGCAAGGTGAGGTTTGCTTTGCCCTGCTTTTGTTGCATGCTACTACATTCGAAAGTACAATGTGACTGAAAATCTTTGGTTAGTCAACCTTACTGATGACATTTGGTGATTAACTTAACCTGTTGAGTGAGAATTATTAGGTATTGTCAAAAGTGTCTGGAAATTAAATTGCCGGTAACTAGTTTGAGGAAAATCCCTCCAACCATATCTTACAAGCATGGACATCATCCACATTCAATTTTGGTTAAGTTTGCTTTGTGGGAGATGTCTATAACTTGTAACCAACTAATCAGAGGTATTGTTGGAGGGAGTTTCCTCCAACCTGCCCATGTTAATATATCATATGAACTAAGTTCTAGGATTGTACTGTCCATACTGTCCAAGAACGAGTTTAAGCTTATTTTGGTTAGATAGCAGAAAATAGGTGCAAATTCCCTTTGAGTACTCATTTGTTTGCTTGCTTTGAATAATTCTGGATAAGTGGTTTACTACTTCGGCTGATGTCCTCCAGGTAAGTTGATCTGGCTTTATTCTCCTGGTGcccaagagaaaggaaaatatctGACACCTCGTGGGTGGGGGTGCCATATGTAATGAAaatgttcttttatttctccttgATATGGGCTTACAAGGATGTCACTGTTTTGCAGATGGGAACAGCAGAATCTGCAACGGCCGTGTACTGGCGTGCCCGGAAGATACTAAAAGATGCTTCAGCCATCACTAACCTTCTGCATTTGTGATTGTGCTCTAAATGATTTGTTACATCTATTATTTGATGTAGAAGGTACAACATTGTAAATGCAATTTTGACCCCAGTTCCAATGTGATTTTATCGCTTTTGGCCAAAGTACTTGTCTACAAGACGTTGCCTCTTCTTTCAATTGTGTCAGGCACGGGATACAGCTAAAAGGGGGGAAATGTTTCTGTATAAGGTTTCCTTGGTTTGCctgttcaattttcattttctgtcaGCTCAGTTTTGGTGCATGGAGGGGGTGATAGGGAGCGGTATCAGGTAGCTCGAGGTCACCATTGGCGCCGTACGAGTCAACCTGCGAAGTCAGGGACTCAGTGCTCGGCCCAAAGAAATGAGCGTgagtctctttcttcttcctcaagtaATTCATTAGCAGTTGGGGGTTGGAGCAATGCCTTTGAAGTTGGGTCAAGACGACCAGACGGtggaattttaatgatgtctaAACTTTGATCATTGAGCATACACAAGGCTATAAGTTGGATGATGAACAGAATATGATTCATCTGTATTATGATAAAAACCAAAGTCAATACCTGTTTTCTTATGGTCATCTGGACAACGCGGTAATTTGGGGTTTGCCGCATACTCTGAACAATTTGATTTTACCATATCAAGTTCTATTCGATCAGGAGAAATTGACAGATTAACTGCAACTATTATGTGACTTATTCAACTTCGAATTGGTCTCAGGAGTAGTGCCAGCAATGGATGATCGATTCTTGTTTCTCCTGCTAATTGAATTTGCTGCTTTTGTCCTCGGTACACGCAACACAAGGCATGTGCTGTTGAATTCCGTACCATGCGGCAACAGTCAAATATGCCCTCTGGTTCAAGTCACCGAATGTGATACGTTGTTGCCGGTCATTTCATAATCCTGGGCTTTGACAAAACTCAATTTTCAATGTTTTTGAACTAGCTCCTGtgtctgacccaaaaaaaaggaactagCTCCCGTCAAAACTCGCGAGTAAAAGCGCGTTCGCATGCCTTGGGCTTAGGAATCGGCGATTGTAGGTTCGATTCTTGTTCTGGGAAATTCGTACTTAGATGGGGAGTCATCGTAGTTGGTTATTGTGCTGTATCTCCCTTTTGGTCAAGCCCTAGGGTTGTAATGCGGACAAGAAACTCACGACCAAATCGTTCCTTGCTCTATTAAAATGCCGACACATGCCCTTACGTGTCGTCATATTTATCGCCCATCCACCATGTTCATGTCTCTCGTGCTTGCCCAATGGAGACTCGAGAACAATGAAATTCTTCTTTTAACATGAGAAGTTGCTATAATAATACTATAACTATAGACATGCCGAAAATCGATTTTCTCAATCTAAAAGGGTTGATAAGTCTATGAATTTTCATCCGATACGAAATGGTTAATGTGAATTTATAAAATCGCCATGTAGAAAGAGGGTTAGGCAGAGGAAAATGTATGTTTGAAGGGATTGAGCAAAGACCAATTTGTCTGTTTAGAATGAAAATACATGTATGAAAGgaattgcatttttctttttcggtggTTTCAAGTGAACATTTAAGTGCCCGAATCCAGGTATGTACTTTACGCTTCTCCATCCAACATTAATTTCACCTAATTGGTGTTCATCTCCGCAAAATTTATTAACGCAAAGTGAtatgttttttcttatttggtaaaagggaaaatttttatttcacatATAAGAGATACATAACTTCAAGATAAAACCAATCCCaaaaaattgaagtccaatgcaaatccaaaaaatgaaacaacttAGTATAGTTTACAAAGACTCACTCATTGTCATAATTTCAAAGCACAACAAGCAACAAAACCAAAATTTGCATCATCATAAGTGATAAGCACATGATGAGGTTTCTCTCTCTAGTAGCAATGGTTTTGCCAATAGGCGGTGCATGCCTAGTTTGACGTCCCCGACACCATCACCATATAGAGACAACAACAATACTAATGGGTTGAAAGAACGCAAGTAACTCCTTGTAAATCCAGctaaattgagataaaagtgCACCCAAATTTTGATTTAACTCTAAATCGGTAGAGAATAGCTGCAAAACAGATactaattgacaaaaaaatcactTTCAGATAAGGCGATGGTTGAACGCAGTGGATGAGCTGCGGAGATTTGCAGAGCG
This region includes:
- the LOC104442925 gene encoding glycine-rich protein 5, with amino-acid sequence MTVVTSRNILFAVLFCALICATAAGRKLLVGNAQESSSLNDEKTISVGYGGIGGGGGFGGGGGGSGLGGGAGYGYGGGAGGGFGTGLGGGGGGGFGGGDGGFLGGGDGGFLGGGFGGGYGGGGGGGIGGGLP
- the LOC104441419 gene encoding U3 small nucleolar RNA-associated protein 6 homolog; this encodes MADVVQYRLERMVNELDDLERRGLFTRREIAEVVKQRRKFEYRLKRPSPLKEDFLAYIEYEAQLDALRRLRKNALAREARKKMKKSVSDFAGVARIIEIYRMAVMRYKGDIDLWFRYLEFCRVRKNGRMKKALAQVIRFHPKVPGVWIYAAAWEFDHNLNVAAARALMQSGLRLCPTSEDLWVEYLRMELTYLNKLKARRVALGEDNGTLIRSREDNNEKQWRNENEDLFMSLNEVRDTGDGSDAQNGEAEKKVDLFQEQGLIILQTIYSGAVEALPSSLNLRKRLFEILDSINLSDSEDLREKVLGDMKRDFSTNPEYWDWLAKHQITDFESLQFMDEERLHSEVQKAVKIYEEALEILPSPVLFKLYTNFFMDVIALKEGNTQSSGHMHSYISQLLMVYEKAETMECLDEDLACRHVSLYLQLGRLNEARDMTGKLCSRKLSDSMQLLLLRVLVELRCLTKNDTSMDKADLVSIFDLLRNVLAKASVSETEQLWLVALKFFGDQNQYFDKLVEIAFVALAKNGTSETEFSLSSAVVNFVLQKDGVERARQMYKRFLALPHPEVALYKTCIELEMNLALAGSKDCLSKVRKLYEAALTTYDQSVDLWRAYYSLESKMGTAESATAVYWRARKILKDASAITNLLHL